In one Halorubrum sp. CBA1229 genomic region, the following are encoded:
- a CDS encoding coiled-coil protein, whose translation MVTKDEVIEQYEIEPMDEADNVDLSEDDLENGSKGQLIKRAGQLRDRRNELNQMASERASKRDDLNAKTREKVDEAQEHREKRDELNEQVQEHKDKRNELNAEANELFDEVEELKQDMELGSGKSIEELKEEIEDLEFRQQTEVLDAEDERELIEKIDEKREKLAEKKEKVDDTSELDELVEEAEEVRSEASQHHQKVTELADKAQEHHNQMIEAYREADDIRDEADEMHELFVEAQEAADQHHEDFVRVQKRLRELDKEEERERKDERAEKREEEKEEAEEIYQKFKEGETLDTEDLMKLQKTGLL comes from the coding sequence ATGGTAACGAAAGACGAAGTCATCGAGCAGTACGAGATCGAACCGATGGACGAGGCGGACAACGTGGACCTTTCCGAGGACGACCTCGAGAACGGGTCGAAGGGACAGCTCATCAAGCGCGCCGGTCAGCTGCGAGACCGACGCAACGAGCTGAACCAGATGGCCTCCGAGCGCGCCTCCAAGCGCGACGACCTCAACGCGAAGACGCGGGAGAAGGTCGACGAGGCCCAGGAACACCGCGAGAAGCGCGACGAGCTCAACGAGCAGGTCCAGGAGCACAAGGACAAGCGCAACGAGCTCAACGCCGAGGCCAACGAGCTGTTCGACGAGGTCGAGGAGCTCAAACAGGACATGGAGCTCGGCTCCGGCAAGTCCATCGAGGAGCTCAAAGAGGAGATCGAAGACCTCGAGTTCCGACAGCAGACCGAGGTTCTCGACGCGGAGGACGAGCGCGAGCTCATCGAGAAGATCGACGAGAAGCGAGAGAAGCTCGCCGAGAAGAAGGAGAAGGTCGACGACACCAGCGAGCTCGACGAGCTGGTCGAGGAGGCCGAGGAGGTCCGGTCCGAGGCGTCCCAGCACCACCAGAAGGTGACTGAGCTCGCCGACAAGGCCCAGGAGCACCACAACCAGATGATCGAGGCCTACCGCGAGGCCGACGACATCCGCGACGAGGCCGACGAGATGCACGAGCTGTTCGTGGAGGCCCAGGAGGCTGCCGACCAGCACCACGAAGACTTCGTGCGCGTCCAGAAGCGCCTGCGCGAGCTCGACAAGGAGGAGGAGCGCGAGCGCAAGGACGAGCGCGCGGAGAAGCGCGAGGAGGAGAAGGAGGAGGCCGAGGAGATCTACCAGAAGTTCAAGGAGGGCGAGACGCTCGACACCGAGGACCTGATGAAGCTCCAGAAGACCGGCCTGCTGTAG
- a CDS encoding PUA domain-containing protein, with translation MTDADALADLRTGADYQFGAGAGRALFPPDEPLTLRRSSGGRPRQVIVGDVDDTPGSSEGDRLVSYGTDGRFTLGVAGGRRVREAFDPPRHRVVVGEESEPFVREGRNAFAKFVTAADDGIRPGDEVLVVDETDALFAVGRAELSGAEAEAFASGVAVKVRNGVGDAE, from the coding sequence ATGACCGACGCCGACGCGCTCGCGGACCTGCGGACCGGCGCCGACTACCAGTTCGGCGCCGGCGCGGGCCGCGCCCTCTTCCCCCCCGACGAGCCGCTGACCCTCCGGCGATCGAGCGGCGGCCGCCCGCGACAGGTGATCGTCGGCGACGTCGACGACACGCCCGGCAGCTCCGAGGGAGACCGCCTCGTCTCGTACGGCACCGACGGGCGGTTCACGCTCGGCGTCGCCGGCGGCCGGCGGGTGCGCGAGGCGTTCGACCCGCCGCGGCACCGGGTCGTCGTCGGCGAGGAGAGCGAGCCGTTCGTGCGCGAGGGGCGAAACGCCTTCGCGAAGTTCGTGACCGCGGCCGACGACGGGATTCGCCCCGGCGACGAGGTGCTCGTCGTCGATGAGACGGACGCGCTGTTCGCTGTCGGCCGCGCGGAGCTCTCCGGCGCGGAGGCCGAGGCGTTCGCGAGCGGCGTCGCCGTCAAGGTGCGGAACGGGGTCGGCGACGCGGAGTAG
- the dapB gene encoding 4-hydroxy-tetrahydrodipicolinate reductase, which translates to MSAGATDPLRIAVTGAGGRMGREVIEAAADRDAVAVAVAVNRTATEPVAGVAVDAADRLGELLAAESPDVLVDFTGPASAVAYAEACADAGVPMVTGTTGFADAQLDSLRAASDAVPVLKASNFARGVAALRRAVREAAAALPGYDVELTETHHNGKRDAPSGTAKSILDDVESVRDDLDRRVHGREGDAPREAGEIGVHARRAGDVTGEHEVLVAGNRETLELTHRAGDRGVFAEGALDAADWLAGRDPGWYGFDDVLDGGSE; encoded by the coding sequence ATGAGCGCTGGCGCGACCGACCCGCTCCGGATCGCCGTCACCGGCGCCGGCGGCCGGATGGGCCGCGAGGTGATCGAGGCCGCCGCCGACCGCGACGCCGTCGCCGTCGCCGTCGCGGTCAACCGCACCGCGACCGAGCCCGTCGCGGGCGTCGCGGTCGACGCCGCCGACCGGCTCGGAGAGCTGCTCGCGGCCGAGTCTCCCGACGTGCTCGTCGACTTCACGGGCCCGGCCTCGGCGGTCGCGTACGCGGAGGCCTGCGCCGACGCGGGCGTTCCGATGGTCACCGGCACGACCGGCTTCGCGGACGCCCAGCTGGACAGCCTCCGGGCCGCGAGCGACGCGGTACCGGTGCTCAAGGCGTCGAACTTCGCGCGTGGCGTCGCCGCGCTCCGCCGCGCGGTCCGCGAGGCCGCGGCCGCGCTCCCCGGCTACGACGTGGAGCTGACGGAGACGCACCACAACGGGAAGCGCGACGCACCCTCCGGCACCGCGAAGTCGATCCTCGACGACGTGGAGTCGGTCCGCGACGACCTCGACCGACGCGTCCACGGCCGCGAGGGCGACGCGCCTCGCGAGGCCGGCGAGATCGGGGTCCACGCCCGGCGCGCGGGCGACGTCACCGGCGAGCACGAGGTGCTCGTGGCCGGGAACCGCGAGACGCTCGAGCTCACGCACCGCGCGGGCGACCGCGGGGTGTTCGCGGAGGGCGCGCTCGACGCCGCCGACTGGCTCGCCGGCCGCGACCCCGGCTGGTACGGGTTCGACGACGTGTTGGACGGCGGGAGCGAATAG
- a CDS encoding 2,5-diamino-6-(ribosylamino)-4(3H)-pyrimidinone 5'-phosphate reductase: protein MHVVVNAAQSVDGKLATRRREQLRISGPEDFDRVDRVRAAADAVLVGVGTVLADDPHLTLDEEDRRVQRLRNGRSGNPARVVVDSAGRTPTDARILDDAATTYLLVSEATTAERREALTAAGAEVVAVERGPDGNHVDLAAGVTELSDRGVDRLMVEGGGEVIYSCFAAGLVDELHVYVGSMVIGGREAPTLADGEGFTEAFPRLDLVDTERLDDGVVLSYEVRDGDAS from the coding sequence ATGCACGTCGTCGTCAACGCCGCCCAGAGCGTCGACGGGAAGCTCGCGACGCGGCGCCGGGAGCAGCTCCGCATCTCGGGCCCGGAGGACTTCGACCGGGTCGACCGCGTCAGGGCCGCCGCGGACGCGGTGCTCGTGGGCGTCGGGACGGTGCTCGCCGACGACCCGCACCTCACGCTCGACGAGGAGGACCGCCGCGTCCAGCGCCTGCGGAACGGCCGCTCCGGGAATCCCGCCCGCGTCGTCGTCGACTCGGCGGGGCGGACGCCGACCGACGCCCGGATCCTCGACGACGCGGCGACGACGTATCTGCTCGTCTCGGAAGCGACGACCGCGGAGCGTCGCGAGGCGCTGACCGCGGCCGGCGCGGAAGTCGTCGCGGTCGAGCGCGGGCCCGACGGGAATCACGTCGACCTCGCCGCCGGGGTCACCGAGCTGTCCGACCGCGGCGTCGACCGCCTGATGGTCGAGGGGGGCGGCGAGGTGATCTACTCGTGTTTCGCCGCGGGGCTCGTCGACGAACTCCACGTCTACGTCGGCTCGATGGTGATCGGCGGGCGCGAGGCGCCGACGCTCGCCGACGGCGAGGGGTTCACGGAGGCGTTCCCGCGGCTCGATCTGGTCGACACCGAGCGGCTCGACGACGGGGTCGTGCTCTCGTACGAGGTCCGCGACGGCGACGCGTCGTGA
- a CDS encoding aldehyde dehydrogenase family protein, with the protein MERGTATGTDERDEIAATVERARAAGSRLAERDANATARIVDAVGAALRGREAIARLALAGATETGRGHPGSKAEKVATALDGSLAASREAATVGAVDRDDSAGALTVAHPVGVVGAAVPATHPVVVPAAVSLYALAGRNAIVLAPSPSAVETCDVVVERIRRALDDAGAPPDAVATLPAPASKPQTDSLFERVDRVVAAGSEATVAAGQRCGTPNACASADGLVAVADADADPSAVAPRVAVGATYDFGAHPAADAAVAIPTAAVDELVAGLEDEGGYVLDAAERGRLRDLLDAGGDPPDRIVGNSPRWFAAELDLPPAAGRAAFVIADEFDGEDDPLATLPGIPAVAVHDREGFGACLRLAAELGGPHAAAVHTTRHGRVRRAAERLRPGRLVVNQPGTEAVGTRRNGYRFAPILGGGTADGSQLSGGLSPTDLIETTTVSVTAASDRDPRLDGAGETLRGP; encoded by the coding sequence ATGGAGCGGGGCACGGCGACGGGGACGGACGAGCGGGACGAGATCGCGGCGACGGTCGAGCGCGCCCGCGCGGCCGGGTCGCGGCTGGCCGAGCGGGACGCGAACGCGACCGCCCGGATCGTCGACGCGGTGGGAGCGGCGCTGCGCGGGCGCGAGGCGATCGCCCGGCTCGCGCTCGCGGGCGCGACCGAGACGGGACGCGGACATCCGGGGAGCAAGGCGGAGAAGGTCGCGACCGCGCTCGACGGCTCGCTCGCGGCGTCGCGGGAGGCGGCGACCGTCGGGGCGGTCGACCGAGACGATTCCGCCGGCGCGCTGACCGTCGCGCACCCGGTCGGGGTCGTCGGGGCGGCGGTGCCGGCGACGCACCCGGTCGTCGTCCCCGCGGCCGTCTCGCTGTACGCCCTCGCCGGCCGGAACGCGATCGTCCTCGCGCCGTCGCCGTCGGCGGTCGAGACCTGCGACGTCGTCGTCGAGCGGATCCGCCGGGCGCTCGACGACGCGGGCGCCCCGCCGGACGCGGTCGCGACGCTCCCCGCGCCCGCCTCGAAGCCGCAGACCGACTCGCTGTTCGAGCGCGTCGACCGCGTCGTCGCCGCCGGCTCCGAGGCGACGGTCGCCGCCGGCCAGCGCTGCGGGACGCCCAACGCGTGCGCGAGCGCCGACGGCCTCGTCGCCGTCGCCGACGCGGACGCCGACCCGTCGGCCGTCGCGCCCCGCGTCGCGGTCGGCGCGACGTACGACTTCGGCGCGCACCCCGCGGCCGACGCCGCCGTCGCGATCCCGACGGCCGCCGTCGACGAGCTGGTCGCCGGGCTGGAGGACGAGGGGGGCTACGTCCTCGACGCGGCCGAGCGCGGGCGGCTCCGCGACCTGCTCGACGCCGGGGGGGATCCCCCGGACCGGATCGTCGGCAACTCGCCCCGGTGGTTCGCCGCCGAGCTCGACCTCCCCCCGGCGGCGGGACGGGCGGCGTTCGTGATCGCCGACGAGTTCGACGGGGAGGACGACCCGCTGGCGACGCTCCCCGGGATCCCGGCCGTCGCGGTTCACGACCGCGAGGGGTTCGGCGCGTGTCTGCGGCTCGCCGCCGAACTGGGCGGGCCGCACGCGGCCGCGGTCCACACGACCCGTCACGGGCGCGTGCGGCGGGCCGCCGAGCGGCTCCGTCCCGGGCGGCTCGTCGTCAACCAGCCGGGGACGGAGGCGGTGGGGACCCGGCGGAACGGGTACCGGTTCGCCCCGATCCTCGGCGGCGGGACCGCCGACGGGAGCCAGCTCTCCGGCGGGCTCTCTCCGACCGACCTGATCGAGACGACGACGGTGTCGGTGACGGCCGCGTCCGATCGCGACCCGCGCCTCGACGGGGCGGGCGAGACGCTCCGCGGGCCCTGA
- a CDS encoding HD domain-containing protein: protein MTDPAESPVDPDLEADTDADRHEYDPDADHAFPDGRLNEVLDRIASDAEITAYLEAQNVNPVDRKGYNDHGAKHVEIVRDRALRLYDLLKAGGVEFNGARQQGLDEADEPVIIALAATLHDIGHVVHRHDHPYYSIPLAADLLDELLPSFYGVPEQVRVKAEVLHAILCHHTEEQPLTLEAGVVRIADGLDMERGRSRVPYEEGGRGINTVSSQAIERVSLREGETTPVQVVIRMNNAAGVYQVDSLLKAKMEESLLEDRIQTIAINTHSDEDGTTSIVDRIEL, encoded by the coding sequence ATGACCGATCCCGCCGAGTCGCCGGTCGATCCGGACCTCGAGGCCGACACCGACGCCGACCGCCACGAGTACGACCCCGACGCCGACCACGCCTTCCCCGACGGCCGCCTCAACGAGGTGCTCGACCGGATCGCGTCGGACGCCGAGATCACCGCGTACCTGGAGGCGCAGAACGTCAATCCCGTCGACCGGAAGGGGTACAACGACCACGGCGCGAAACACGTCGAGATCGTCCGGGACCGCGCGCTCCGGCTGTACGACCTGCTAAAGGCGGGCGGCGTCGAGTTCAACGGGGCCCGCCAGCAGGGGCTCGACGAGGCCGACGAGCCGGTGATCATCGCGCTCGCGGCGACCCTCCACGACATCGGCCACGTCGTCCACCGCCACGACCACCCGTACTACTCGATCCCGCTCGCCGCCGACCTGCTCGACGAGCTCCTCCCCTCCTTCTACGGCGTCCCCGAGCAGGTGCGCGTGAAGGCGGAGGTGCTCCACGCCATCCTCTGTCACCACACCGAGGAGCAGCCGCTGACGCTGGAGGCCGGCGTCGTCCGGATCGCCGACGGCCTCGACATGGAACGCGGGCGCTCGCGGGTCCCCTACGAGGAGGGCGGTCGCGGAATAAACACCGTCTCCTCGCAGGCGATCGAACGCGTCTCGCTGCGGGAGGGCGAGACGACCCCCGTGCAGGTCGTGATCCGGATGAACAACGCCGCGGGCGTCTACCAAGTGGACTCCCTGCTGAAGGCGAAGATGGAGGAGTCGCTGCTGGAAGACCGGATCCAGACGATCGCGATCAACACCCACAGCGACGAGGACGGGACGACGTCGATCGTCGACCGGATCGAGCTGTAG
- a CDS encoding tetratricopeptide repeat protein — MAGASELVDVVERRLDFLERLLEDPLRKHELVDELGHSRSTVNRAIDELEAAGLVAAATDGYRATLTGRLLARGYRRFLTVADDVDAASEALAPLGPDASIEAVALRDADVFRAAAPDPYRPLERLDEALAGADAVAAALPALPYPRLLDRCRRAAAGGRVDLALSDSTYRHARDRYADTLAGLARRDAAVSVVDEVDVGVLVADDAALLLVFDGDGRVHGVIESTDSAAVAWARDRVDRLAAAGRDVGEELAAMEAVRDDSAGEAGAFDGRFGSTDDGGDALGDQGFATLDDDLLDREPDPTAPLRATPSFAEVDAGYALDRTAPRDGERRSVADELIEGLAAGEDRALVGPPGSGKSTVCRLAAVRWYRSGRGPVLYRDGDGGEAFTATERLRERAAAADGHALVVAEDAVDPGAAEAVSAARTLAERDDVSFLFDARAAAYDDPDSLPLSPADLGYRRRIETIRMPRLDEREAERFAEHVADLVGAPPAADPAALLDGIRGSGPGPSVLDGAEDTGTGTAAAEADRPGELLCLLHHLVRAGDRATGDDAVRSAGRSDDSGRGADPESGSGPSGVAETGFEASVEAAIRDLVDRPPPTADVAVLVNLLNVAGVREVRELAYALVGDGEGGRDASPEAVRRALGGLEGAVLVPAHGEPDRTVHEEWSVLFLERLLDREPEPVVARRVGRVATRLLSLADDPARRSRVRRAVGGDAPAMGRIERNPEEWASETTRRLYGVGRRYPRLAGLYGRVRYSWIDLPDACPAELRDRAPEWVARMYVDAGDLDGAVEALDAWRPADEGGEAERQRGLGDVARRRGEHDAARERYERATELFESAGDRRGLAAAIRGCAQAAHFAGDYEAAYEDASQAYAVAAAIDDPIATAKALMDVGNALDALDATDAVVDHYRVAGDLFRAYDDLHGEANVRANLAVARRRRGELTAAERAAERALDGYRTVGDEHREAVVLLNLGAIAEQRGEVDEAVARAREARDVAERVGADLYRALAVSNLGSAAQLAGDLDRAERLLRDALGSFEALDADDRCAMAAATLADVAVDRGDLEAAERWIDRAEVALGDRANPRRRAILDRVRGAVALRRGDPEAAERAVADAIERAREGGFTDVEARALADFGAVAAERGDAAAAADRLTEAIDLAREVECARALAEAAGGMADLLSDRDARALDPTAPDPVPEGSAADPTAYRELADRWRADGDGAAVEFGEG; from the coding sequence ATGGCGGGGGCGTCAGAACTCGTCGACGTCGTCGAACGCCGGCTCGACTTCCTCGAACGGCTCCTCGAGGACCCGCTTCGGAAACACGAACTGGTCGACGAGCTCGGCCACTCGCGCTCGACGGTCAACCGGGCGATCGACGAGCTGGAGGCCGCCGGGCTCGTCGCCGCCGCGACCGACGGCTACCGGGCCACGCTGACCGGCCGGCTGCTCGCCCGCGGGTACCGCCGGTTCCTCACCGTCGCGGACGACGTCGACGCCGCGAGCGAGGCGCTCGCCCCGCTCGGCCCCGACGCGTCGATCGAGGCGGTCGCGCTGCGGGACGCGGACGTGTTCCGCGCCGCCGCCCCGGACCCGTACAGGCCCTTAGAGCGGCTCGACGAGGCGCTGGCCGGCGCCGACGCGGTCGCCGCCGCGCTCCCGGCGCTCCCGTACCCGCGGCTGCTCGACCGCTGCCGCCGGGCGGCCGCCGGCGGGCGCGTCGACCTCGCGCTGTCCGACTCGACGTACCGGCACGCCAGGGACCGCTACGCCGACACCCTCGCCGGGCTCGCGCGTCGCGACGCCGCCGTCTCGGTCGTCGACGAGGTCGACGTCGGCGTGCTCGTGGCCGACGACGCCGCGCTCCTGCTGGTGTTCGACGGTGACGGGCGCGTCCACGGGGTGATCGAATCGACGGACTCCGCAGCGGTCGCGTGGGCCCGCGACCGGGTCGACCGGCTCGCCGCCGCCGGGCGCGACGTCGGCGAGGAGCTCGCGGCGATGGAGGCCGTTCGCGACGACTCCGCCGGCGAGGCCGGCGCCTTCGACGGTCGGTTCGGGTCGACCGACGACGGGGGGGACGCGCTCGGCGACCAGGGGTTCGCGACGCTCGACGACGACCTGCTTGACCGCGAGCCGGACCCGACCGCGCCGCTGCGCGCGACGCCGTCGTTCGCGGAGGTCGACGCCGGCTACGCGCTCGACAGGACGGCGCCCCGCGACGGGGAGCGGCGGTCGGTCGCCGACGAGCTGATCGAGGGGCTCGCAGCGGGCGAGGACCGCGCCCTCGTCGGCCCGCCCGGAAGCGGGAAGAGCACGGTCTGCCGGCTCGCGGCCGTGCGCTGGTACCGGTCCGGACGGGGGCCCGTGCTGTACCGCGACGGCGACGGCGGGGAGGCGTTCACCGCGACCGAGCGGCTCCGCGAGCGGGCGGCGGCGGCCGACGGCCACGCCCTCGTCGTCGCCGAAGACGCGGTCGATCCCGGCGCCGCCGAGGCGGTGAGCGCCGCCCGGACGCTGGCGGAGCGCGACGACGTCTCCTTCCTGTTCGACGCCCGCGCGGCGGCGTACGACGACCCCGACTCGCTCCCGCTGAGCCCGGCCGACCTCGGCTACCGGCGGCGGATCGAGACGATTCGGATGCCGCGCCTCGACGAGCGCGAGGCCGAGCGCTTCGCCGAGCACGTGGCCGACCTCGTCGGCGCGCCGCCGGCTGCCGACCCGGCCGCGCTGCTGGACGGGATCCGCGGGTCGGGTCCCGGTCCGTCGGTCCTCGACGGGGCAGAGGACACCGGGACCGGAACCGCGGCGGCGGAGGCGGACCGTCCCGGCGAACTGCTCTGTCTCCTCCACCACCTCGTCCGGGCCGGCGACCGGGCGACCGGAGACGATGCAGTCCGGAGCGCGGGTCGGAGCGATGACTCCGGGAGAGGGGCCGACCCGGAGAGCGGATCCGGGCCGTCCGGCGTCGCCGAGACGGGGTTCGAGGCGTCCGTGGAGGCGGCGATCCGCGACCTCGTCGACCGCCCGCCGCCGACCGCGGACGTCGCCGTGCTGGTGAACCTGCTCAACGTCGCCGGCGTCCGGGAGGTGCGCGAGCTCGCGTACGCGCTCGTCGGCGACGGAGAGGGGGGGCGAGACGCGTCGCCCGAGGCGGTGCGCCGGGCGCTCGGAGGGCTGGAGGGCGCGGTGTTGGTGCCCGCTCACGGGGAGCCGGACCGGACCGTCCACGAGGAGTGGTCCGTGCTGTTCCTCGAACGGCTCCTCGACCGGGAGCCCGAGCCGGTGGTCGCGCGGCGGGTCGGCCGCGTCGCGACGCGGCTGCTCTCGCTCGCCGACGACCCGGCGCGCCGCTCGCGGGTCCGGCGCGCGGTCGGCGGCGACGCCCCCGCGATGGGTCGGATCGAGCGTAACCCGGAGGAGTGGGCGAGCGAGACGACGCGACGCCTGTACGGGGTCGGCCGGCGGTACCCGCGGCTCGCCGGGCTGTACGGGCGGGTCCGCTACTCGTGGATCGACCTCCCGGACGCCTGCCCGGCGGAGCTCCGCGACCGCGCCCCCGAGTGGGTCGCTCGGATGTACGTCGACGCCGGCGACCTCGACGGGGCGGTCGAGGCGCTCGACGCGTGGCGCCCGGCGGACGAGGGCGGCGAGGCGGAGCGCCAGCGCGGGCTCGGCGACGTGGCCCGCCGCCGGGGCGAGCACGACGCGGCGCGCGAGCGGTACGAGCGGGCGACCGAGCTGTTCGAGTCCGCCGGCGACCGGCGGGGGCTCGCGGCCGCGATCCGGGGGTGCGCGCAGGCGGCCCACTTCGCCGGCGACTACGAGGCGGCCTACGAGGACGCCTCGCAGGCGTACGCCGTCGCCGCCGCGATCGACGACCCGATCGCGACCGCGAAGGCGCTCATGGACGTCGGCAACGCGCTCGACGCCCTTGACGCGACCGACGCGGTGGTGGACCACTACCGCGTCGCCGGCGACCTCTTCCGGGCGTACGACGACCTCCACGGCGAGGCGAACGTGCGGGCGAACCTCGCGGTCGCCCGCCGCCGGCGCGGCGAGCTGACGGCCGCGGAGCGGGCGGCCGAGCGCGCCCTCGACGGCTACCGGACCGTCGGGGACGAGCACCGCGAGGCGGTCGTCCTCCTGAACCTCGGCGCGATCGCGGAGCAGCGCGGGGAAGTGGACGAGGCGGTGGCCCGCGCCCGGGAGGCCCGCGACGTCGCCGAGCGCGTCGGCGCCGACCTCTACCGCGCGCTCGCCGTGAGCAACCTCGGGTCGGCGGCGCAGCTCGCCGGCGACCTCGACCGCGCGGAGCGGCTCCTCCGCGACGCGCTCGGCTCCTTCGAGGCGCTCGACGCCGACGACCGGTGCGCGATGGCCGCGGCGACGCTCGCCGACGTCGCCGTCGATCGCGGCGACCTCGAGGCCGCCGAGCGGTGGATCGACCGGGCCGAGGTGGCGCTCGGCGACCGAGCCAATCCGCGCCGTCGGGCGATACTGGACCGGGTCCGGGGCGCCGTCGCGCTCCGGCGCGGCGACCCGGAAGCTGCCGAGCGCGCCGTCGCGGACGCGATAGAGCGGGCCCGAGAGGGCGGGTTCACCGACGTCGAGGCCCGGGCGCTCGCCGACTTCGGGGCGGTCGCGGCCGAGCGCGGGGACGCGGCGGCGGCCGCCGACCGCCTGACCGAGGCGATCGACCTGGCCCGCGAGGTCGAGTGTGCGCGCGCGCTCGCCGAGGCGGCCGGCGGGATGGCGGACCTGCTGTCGGACCGCGACGCGCGCGCACTCGACCCGACCGCGCCCGACCCGGTCCCCGAGGGTTCGGCCGCCGACCCGACGGCGTACCGCGAGCTTGCCGACCGGTGGCGCGCCGACGGGGACGGGGCCGCCGTCGAGTTCGGAGAGGGGTAG
- the dapA gene encoding 4-hydroxy-tetrahydrodipicolinate synthase — protein sequence MTDATTTTPYGAQTETDRRSTDEPFEGVYPAMTTPFTEDDEVDHEQLADNARYLERAGVDGVVPVGSTGESATMTHDEHVDVIETVRDALDDIPVIAGTGSNNTAEALSLSRRAADAGADGLLLISPYYNKPEPQGFLNHYRTIADEVDLPQIVYNVPSRTGQSIPVDVTVELAEHPNIQGYKAASGDLNLISEVIERTRDEAFSVLSGDDGLTLPVLSIGGTGTISVVGNVEPERSCAMVGAALSGDYDRARALHHELSPLVRELFAETNPIPVKEAMHIRGRGGPLVRSPLSRLSEERRAVLRELLAEYDEAAPGTVDPAAVDPETVGPAAGDGE from the coding sequence ATGACAGACGCGACCACCACGACGCCGTACGGAGCACAGACCGAGACGGACCGACGCTCGACCGACGAGCCCTTCGAGGGGGTGTATCCCGCGATGACGACTCCCTTCACCGAGGACGACGAGGTCGACCACGAGCAGCTCGCCGACAACGCCCGCTACCTCGAGCGCGCGGGCGTCGACGGGGTCGTCCCCGTCGGCTCCACCGGCGAGTCGGCGACGATGACCCACGACGAGCACGTCGACGTGATCGAGACGGTCCGCGACGCGCTCGACGACATCCCCGTGATCGCCGGCACCGGCTCGAACAACACCGCCGAGGCGCTCTCGCTCTCCCGGCGCGCCGCCGACGCGGGCGCCGACGGTCTGCTCCTCATCTCCCCGTACTACAACAAGCCGGAGCCGCAGGGATTCCTGAACCACTACCGGACGATCGCCGACGAGGTCGACCTCCCGCAGATCGTCTACAACGTCCCGAGCCGGACGGGGCAGTCGATCCCCGTCGACGTCACCGTCGAGCTCGCCGAGCACCCGAACATCCAGGGGTATAAGGCGGCGTCCGGCGACCTGAACCTCATCAGCGAGGTGATCGAGCGCACCCGCGACGAGGCGTTCTCCGTGCTCTCCGGCGACGACGGGCTCACCCTCCCGGTGCTCTCGATCGGCGGCACCGGCACCATCAGTGTCGTCGGCAACGTCGAGCCCGAGCGCTCCTGCGCGATGGTCGGCGCCGCGCTCTCCGGCGACTACGACCGCGCCCGCGCGCTTCACCACGAGCTCTCGCCGCTCGTCCGCGAGCTGTTCGCCGAGACGAACCCGATCCCGGTGAAGGAGGCGATGCACATCCGCGGTCGGGGCGGTCCGCTGGTTCGGTCGCCGCTCTCGCGGCTCTCCGAGGAGCGCCGGGCGGTCCTGCGCGAGCTCCTCGCCGAGTACGACGAGGCCGCGCCCGGCACCGTCGATCCGGCGGCCGTCGATCCGGAGACCGTCGGGCCCGCGGCGGGGGACGGCGAATGA